In Massilistercora timonensis, the following are encoded in one genomic region:
- the asnA gene encoding aspartate--ammonia ligase: protein MGLIIPEHYDPRLSVRETQEAIKYIRDTFQKEFGKEMNLERISAPLFVARSSGLNDNLNGVERPVHFDIAGVPGEEMEVVQSLAKWKRMALKEYGFQPGEGLYTNMNAIRRDEELDNLHSCYVDQWDWEKVITKEERTVDTLKDTVRTIFKIIKHMEHEVWYKYPQAVKHLPDGVAFITSQELEDRYPDKTPKERENLITKEYGCVFLMKIGEKLKSGKPHDGRAPDYDDWQLNGDILFWFDTLNCALEISSMGIRVDEKSLEEQLVKAGCEDRRNLPYHRMLLNGELPYTIGGGIGQSRLCMLLLDRAHVGEVQASIWPEEMRKTCKEHKIILL, encoded by the coding sequence ATGGGACTTATCATACCAGAACATTATGATCCCCGCTTAAGCGTACGGGAAACACAGGAAGCTATCAAATACATCCGGGACACCTTCCAGAAGGAATTCGGCAAAGAGATGAATCTGGAGCGGATCTCCGCCCCTCTTTTCGTGGCCAGGAGCAGCGGCCTCAACGACAACTTGAACGGCGTGGAGCGGCCGGTGCATTTTGACATTGCCGGCGTTCCGGGAGAAGAGATGGAAGTGGTGCAGTCGCTGGCCAAGTGGAAGAGAATGGCGCTGAAAGAGTACGGCTTCCAGCCGGGAGAAGGCCTCTACACCAACATGAACGCCATCCGCCGGGACGAGGAGCTTGACAATCTCCATTCCTGCTATGTGGACCAGTGGGACTGGGAGAAGGTGATCACCAAAGAGGAGCGGACCGTTGACACGCTGAAAGACACGGTGCGCACCATCTTCAAGATCATCAAGCACATGGAGCATGAAGTATGGTACAAATATCCCCAGGCAGTAAAACATCTGCCGGACGGGGTTGCCTTTATCACCAGCCAGGAGCTGGAGGACCGGTATCCGGACAAGACGCCCAAGGAGCGGGAGAATCTGATCACCAAAGAGTACGGCTGCGTATTCCTGATGAAGATCGGTGAGAAGCTGAAAAGCGGCAAGCCTCACGACGGGCGGGCGCCGGACTATGACGACTGGCAGCTCAACGGGGACATCCTGTTCTGGTTTGACACCCTGAACTGTGCCCTGGAGATCTCCAGTATGGGGATCCGGGTGGATGAGAAGTCTCTGGAAGAACAGCTGGTCAAGGCAGGCTGTGAGGACAGAAGGAACCTTCCTTATCACCGGATGCTCCTGAACGGGGAACTGCCCTATACCATCGGCGGCGGCATCGGCCAGTCAAGGCTGTGCATGCTACTTCTGGACCGGGCGCATGTGGGCGAGGTGCAGGCAAGCATCTGGCCGGAGGAGATGCGTAAAACCTGTAAGGAACACAAGATCATCCTCTTATAA
- a CDS encoding homocysteine S-methyltransferase family protein has protein sequence MLKERLGKELLFFDGGTGTLLQERGLAPGELPETWNLTHREEMTEIHRQYFAAGSDIVLTNTFGANALKYHDPDHDLAEVIRAAVENVKAAARLGVTDGREVYAALDMGPTGKLLKPMGDLDFEEAYEAFREAAVAGEQAGADLIHIETMSDTYEVKAAVLAAKENTDLPVFATMIFDEKGKLLTGGDVPSVAALLEGLGVDALGINCGMGPEQMMPILEELLRYTSLPVIVKPNAGLPKQKDGEVYYDVEPEEFAGYMEEIVRKGASLIGGCCGTTPAHIRRMTERVKASHAFANRQAPEPEEATIVSSYGRAVILGEKPMIIGERINPTGKKRFKQALKEQDLDYILTEGVRQQDQGAHILDVNVGLPDIDEPAMMKKVVTELQSVTSLPLQIDTVDPAALEAVLRIYNGKAMVNSVNGKQESMDAIFPLIRKYGGVVVGLTLDENGIPDTAKGRVEIAGRIIREAARYGIPKKDIVIDVLAMTISSDPAGARTTLEALEGVRKTYGVCTVLGVSNISFGLPSRPVINANFYTMALQKGLSAGIINPLSEDMMRSYYAYCALMGYDENCERYIEVYGNQAPAAPAASARDISLKEAIEKGLKEEAHRGALRLLEEKAPLEIINEAMIPALDQVGKGFEKGTLFLPQLLMSADAAKIAFAVLKERMPEQDGPGQKKEKVILATVKGDIHDIGKNIVKVLLENYGFDVIDLGKDVPPQLVAETALQEDVRLVGLSALMTTTVVSMEETIRLLREQKPDCKVMVGGAVLNQEYADMIGADFYGKDAMQSVYYTQELFKGEN, from the coding sequence ATGCTAAAGGAACGACTGGGGAAGGAACTGCTGTTTTTTGACGGTGGAACCGGTACCCTTCTTCAGGAGCGGGGGCTTGCGCCGGGAGAACTGCCGGAGACCTGGAATCTCACCCACAGGGAGGAGATGACAGAGATCCACCGGCAGTATTTTGCGGCGGGAAGTGATATCGTACTTACCAATACCTTCGGAGCCAACGCACTGAAATATCACGATCCGGACCATGACCTGGCGGAAGTGATCCGGGCGGCGGTGGAGAATGTGAAGGCGGCTGCCCGTCTGGGCGTCACAGACGGAAGAGAAGTCTATGCGGCGCTGGACATGGGCCCCACCGGGAAACTTCTTAAGCCCATGGGAGACCTGGATTTCGAGGAGGCCTATGAGGCCTTCCGGGAGGCCGCTGTGGCCGGGGAGCAGGCAGGGGCGGACCTGATCCATATTGAGACCATGAGCGACACCTATGAGGTGAAGGCGGCGGTGCTGGCGGCAAAGGAGAATACAGATCTTCCGGTGTTCGCCACCATGATCTTCGATGAGAAGGGGAAGCTTCTTACCGGTGGGGACGTGCCTTCCGTGGCAGCCCTTCTGGAAGGGCTGGGAGTGGACGCCCTGGGGATCAACTGCGGCATGGGGCCGGAGCAGATGATGCCCATTCTGGAAGAATTGTTAAGATACACCTCCCTTCCGGTGATCGTAAAGCCCAACGCCGGCCTTCCCAAGCAGAAGGACGGGGAAGTTTACTACGATGTAGAGCCGGAAGAATTCGCAGGATACATGGAGGAGATCGTAAGAAAGGGAGCCTCCCTCATCGGCGGGTGCTGCGGTACCACGCCGGCCCATATCCGCAGGATGACGGAGCGGGTGAAGGCTTCCCATGCCTTTGCCAACAGGCAGGCACCGGAACCGGAGGAGGCCACCATCGTTTCCTCCTATGGCAGGGCGGTGATCCTGGGGGAGAAGCCGATGATCATCGGAGAGCGGATCAATCCCACCGGCAAGAAACGGTTTAAGCAGGCGCTAAAGGAGCAGGACCTGGATTACATCCTGACAGAAGGGGTGCGGCAGCAGGATCAGGGCGCCCACATTTTGGATGTGAATGTGGGGCTTCCGGACATTGACGAGCCTGCCATGATGAAGAAGGTGGTGACGGAGTTGCAGAGCGTGACCAGTCTTCCCCTGCAGATCGACACCGTGGATCCGGCGGCTCTGGAGGCGGTGCTCAGGATCTATAACGGGAAGGCCATGGTCAACTCGGTAAACGGCAAGCAGGAGAGTATGGACGCCATTTTTCCGCTGATCCGGAAATACGGCGGCGTGGTGGTAGGGCTTACCCTGGATGAAAACGGGATCCCGGACACGGCCAAGGGCCGGGTGGAGATCGCAGGCAGGATCATCCGGGAAGCGGCCCGGTACGGGATCCCGAAGAAGGACATTGTCATCGACGTGCTGGCCATGACCATCAGCTCTGACCCGGCAGGGGCCAGAACCACCCTGGAGGCCCTGGAAGGGGTGCGAAAGACTTACGGGGTATGTACGGTGCTGGGAGTGTCCAACATTTCCTTCGGACTGCCCTCCCGTCCGGTGATCAACGCCAATTTCTATACCATGGCGCTACAGAAGGGGTTGAGCGCCGGGATCATCAACCCCCTGTCTGAAGATATGATGCGATCCTACTATGCGTACTGCGCCCTGATGGGATACGACGAGAACTGCGAGCGATACATTGAAGTCTACGGAAACCAGGCGCCTGCCGCGCCGGCGGCTTCCGCCCGGGATATCTCCCTGAAGGAAGCCATCGAGAAGGGGCTGAAAGAGGAGGCCCACCGGGGAGCCCTGCGGCTCCTTGAGGAGAAGGCTCCGCTGGAGATCATCAACGAAGCCATGATCCCGGCGCTGGATCAGGTGGGCAAGGGATTCGAAAAGGGAACTTTGTTCCTGCCCCAGCTTCTCATGAGCGCGGATGCGGCCAAGATCGCCTTTGCCGTGTTAAAGGAGCGGATGCCGGAGCAGGACGGGCCGGGGCAGAAGAAGGAGAAAGTGATCCTGGCCACGGTGAAAGGCGACATTCATGATATCGGCAAGAACATTGTCAAGGTGCTGCTGGAGAACTATGGATTCGATGTGATCGACCTGGGGAAAGACGTGCCTCCCCAGCTGGTGGCGGAGACCGCCCTCCAGGAGGATGTACGGCTGGTGGGCTTAAGCGCCCTGATGACCACCACGGTGGTGAGCATGGAAGAGACCATCCGTCTTCTGCGGGAACAGAAGCCGGATTGTAAGGTCATGGTGGGCGGCGCGGTGCTCAATCAGGAGTACGCAGATATGATCGGCGCAGATTTCTATGGAAAAGATGCCATGCAGTCGGTATACTATACACAAGAACTTTTTAAAGGAGAGAACTAG
- a CDS encoding vitamin B12 dependent-methionine synthase activation domain-containing protein, protein MDHRTKEALRYLGYGRNPGEERTLELIRQSFEELEGLREERVVWRREPVTVREPDQVETAGMDIRSRGLARNLKGCLEVILVAATLGTRTDLLLRRYSRTDMTRAVILQACAAARLEEYLDAWQEERKKELEEEGLYLRPRFSPGYGDFSIHHQKALLQRLEASKRIGLTMTDGYMLTPSKSVTALAGISLEETACHRQGCESCGKSDCAYRRE, encoded by the coding sequence ATGGATCACAGGACGAAGGAAGCGCTCCGCTATCTGGGATACGGCAGGAATCCCGGGGAGGAAAGGACGCTGGAACTGATCCGGCAGTCTTTTGAAGAGCTGGAAGGGCTCCGGGAGGAACGGGTCGTGTGGCGGCGGGAGCCGGTGACGGTCCGGGAGCCGGACCAGGTGGAGACGGCGGGAATGGATATCAGAAGCCGGGGGCTTGCAAGGAATCTGAAGGGCTGCCTGGAAGTGATCCTGGTGGCCGCCACACTTGGGACCCGGACGGATCTTCTGCTGCGCCGGTACAGCCGCACGGACATGACCCGGGCGGTGATCCTTCAGGCCTGCGCGGCGGCCAGGCTGGAGGAATATCTGGACGCCTGGCAGGAGGAGAGAAAGAAGGAGCTGGAGGAAGAGGGACTTTATTTAAGGCCCCGATTCAGCCCGGGGTACGGGGATTTCTCCATCCATCATCAGAAAGCCCTGCTTCAGCGCCTGGAGGCGTCAAAACGGATCGGGCTTACCATGACCGACGGCTATATGCTGACGCCGTCCAAATCGGTGACGGCTCTGGCAGGGATCTCCCTGGAGGAGACAGCCTGCCACCGGCAGGGGTGCGAAAGCTGCGGGAAGAGCGACTGCGCTTACCGACGGGAGTAA
- the metF gene encoding methylenetetrahydrofolate reductase [NAD(P)H]: MKIREILKETTPHISFEVFPPKTDAAYESVLNATDKIAALHPSYISVTYGAGGGTSVNTVNIAAHIRDDLGVESLAHLTCVSSTREHVHKVIGELKEKGIENILALRGDIPQESDFPLPNQYRYACELIEEIKGAGDFCIGAACYPEGHVESENRKEDVLHLKEKVDRGVDFLTTQMFFDNSILYNFLYRIREAGVTVPVLPGIMPVTNKKQMKRICDMSGTVLPQRFLDVLDRFGDDPAAMQQAGIAYATDQIIDLFANGINHVHVYSMNKPEVAAAIMNNLSAIVKH, encoded by the coding sequence ATGAAGATCCGAGAGATTCTGAAAGAGACAACCCCGCACATATCCTTCGAGGTATTTCCGCCCAAGACGGATGCGGCTTACGAGAGTGTACTGAACGCTACGGATAAGATCGCAGCGCTCCATCCTTCCTACATCAGTGTGACCTACGGGGCAGGCGGCGGCACCAGCGTCAACACCGTAAATATCGCGGCCCATATCAGGGACGACCTGGGGGTGGAGAGCCTGGCACACTTAACCTGCGTTTCCTCCACCAGGGAGCATGTGCACAAGGTGATCGGGGAGCTGAAGGAAAAGGGGATCGAGAATATCCTGGCCCTGCGGGGAGACATTCCCCAGGAGTCGGATTTCCCCCTTCCCAACCAGTACCGGTATGCCTGCGAGCTGATTGAAGAGATCAAGGGAGCGGGTGATTTCTGCATCGGCGCGGCCTGTTATCCGGAGGGCCATGTGGAGTCGGAGAACCGGAAGGAGGATGTGCTCCATCTGAAGGAGAAGGTGGACCGGGGCGTGGATTTCCTGACCACCCAGATGTTCTTTGACAACAGCATCCTCTATAACTTCCTGTACCGGATCCGGGAGGCGGGCGTTACCGTTCCAGTCCTGCCGGGGATCATGCCGGTGACCAACAAGAAGCAGATGAAGCGGATCTGCGATATGTCAGGGACGGTGCTGCCCCAGCGGTTCCTGGATGTGCTGGACCGGTTCGGGGACGATCCGGCGGCTATGCAGCAGGCGGGCATCGCCTACGCCACTGACCAGATCATCGACCTTTTTGCCAATGGAATCAATCATGTCCATGTGTATTCCATGAACAAGCCGGAGGTGGCTGCGGCCATCATGAACAATCTGTCTGCCATCGTGAAGCATTAG
- the glgA gene encoding glycogen synthase GlgA gives MKKILFATSECVPFIKTGGLADVAGSLPKYFDKEKYDVRVMLPKYMCMKDEWKQKLQYRTHFYMDLCWRKQYVGILELEYEGITFYFIDNEFYFNGMAPYGDMYADIEKFAFFSKAVLSALPLLDFRPDIIHCHDWQTGLIPVYLDNFRYGNEYFRGIKTIMTIHNLKFQGVWDTKRVMDITGLPKYYFAPDKLEAYKDANYLKGGIVYADRVTTVSNSYAEEIKMPFYGEGLDGLMNARSNCLSGIVNGIDYEDYNPETDKYIARNYNVGNFRKEKVKNKTALQQELGLAVDHKTMLIGIVSRLTDQKGFDLIAYVMDEMCQDAVQFVILGTGQDQYENMFRHFAWKYQGKVSANIFYSEELSHKIYASCDAFLMPSLFEPCGLSQLMSLRYGTVPIVRETGGLKDTVEPYNEYEKTGTGFSFSNYNAHEMMGTVRYAEQIYYDKKRDWNKIVERGMEKDFSWNNSARQYEKLYDEM, from the coding sequence ATGAAAAAAATACTTTTTGCGACATCCGAGTGCGTTCCGTTTATCAAGACAGGGGGCCTGGCAGATGTTGCAGGTTCTTTACCGAAATATTTTGACAAGGAAAAATACGATGTACGGGTGATGCTGCCCAAGTACATGTGCATGAAAGATGAGTGGAAACAAAAGCTTCAGTACCGCACTCATTTTTACATGGATCTGTGTTGGAGAAAACAGTACGTAGGGATCCTGGAATTGGAGTACGAGGGAATTACGTTCTATTTCATAGATAATGAATTTTATTTTAACGGGATGGCGCCCTATGGGGACATGTACGCGGATATTGAGAAGTTCGCGTTCTTCTCCAAGGCAGTCTTAAGCGCGCTGCCGCTTCTTGATTTCCGTCCGGACATCATCCACTGCCATGACTGGCAGACCGGTCTGATCCCGGTGTATCTTGACAACTTCCGGTACGGGAATGAGTACTTCCGGGGGATCAAGACCATCATGACCATACATAACCTGAAGTTCCAGGGCGTGTGGGATACCAAGCGGGTGATGGACATCACCGGGCTTCCCAAATATTATTTCGCGCCGGACAAGCTGGAGGCCTACAAGGATGCCAATTATCTGAAGGGCGGCATCGTCTATGCGGACCGGGTGACTACCGTCAGCAACTCCTACGCGGAGGAGATCAAGATGCCCTTCTACGGCGAGGGACTGGACGGCCTGATGAACGCAAGATCCAACTGTCTGTCGGGGATCGTCAACGGCATCGATTACGAAGACTACAATCCGGAGACAGACAAGTACATTGCCAGGAACTATAATGTGGGCAACTTCCGGAAGGAAAAAGTGAAGAACAAAACGGCGCTCCAGCAGGAGCTGGGACTTGCCGTGGACCACAAGACCATGCTGATTGGCATTGTCTCCCGTCTGACGGATCAGAAGGGATTCGACCTGATCGCCTATGTGATGGACGAGATGTGCCAGGACGCGGTTCAGTTTGTCATACTTGGGACCGGCCAGGATCAGTACGAGAATATGTTCCGGCACTTCGCCTGGAAGTACCAGGGAAAGGTGTCCGCGAATATCTTCTATTCCGAGGAACTCTCCCACAAGATCTACGCATCCTGCGACGCCTTCCTTATGCCGTCGCTGTTTGAGCCCTGCGGCTTAAGCCAGCTGATGAGCCTCAGGTACGGCACCGTTCCCATCGTGCGGGAGACCGGTGGACTTAAGGATACGGTAGAGCCTTACAATGAGTACGAGAAGACCGGAACCGGCTTCAGCTTCAGCAATTACAACGCCCACGAGATGATGGGGACCGTCCGGTACGCGGAGCAGATCTATTACGACAAGAAGCGGGACTGGAACAAGATCGTAGAGCGGGGCATGGAGAAAGACTTCTCCTGGAACAATTCCGCCAGACAGTATGAGAAACTTTACGACGAAATGTAA
- the spo0A gene encoding sporulation transcription factor Spo0A translates to MSEINVAIADDNERILDLLGEIIDSDKDLRLVGKASNGEDVYRLIREKQPDVVLLDLIMPKMDGLSVMDLVNADTELKKHPAFIVITAVGQERITEDAFRKGANYYILKPFNNETVLGRIKHTNQGERPRPEGIKDGEPVVCGQSQVNLEARVTDMIHEIGIPAHIKGYHYLRDAILMAVEDMDVLNAITKVLYPTVAKIHQTTASRVERAIRHAIEVAWSRGKLDTLDQLFGYTVSNGKGKPTNSEFIALIADTIRLEYKNR, encoded by the coding sequence ATGAGTGAAATAAACGTAGCAATAGCCGACGATAATGAAAGAATCCTGGATCTGCTTGGCGAAATCATCGACAGTGACAAAGACCTGCGCCTGGTTGGCAAAGCCAGCAACGGGGAGGACGTGTACCGGCTGATCCGCGAGAAACAGCCGGACGTTGTCCTTCTGGATCTGATCATGCCGAAAATGGATGGCTTAAGCGTGATGGACCTGGTGAACGCGGATACAGAGCTTAAGAAGCATCCGGCTTTTATTGTGATCACCGCCGTAGGCCAGGAAAGGATCACAGAAGACGCCTTCCGCAAAGGCGCGAATTACTATATTTTAAAACCTTTCAACAACGAGACGGTGCTTGGAAGGATCAAACATACAAACCAGGGGGAACGGCCCCGGCCGGAAGGGATAAAGGACGGGGAGCCGGTGGTATGCGGCCAGTCCCAGGTAAATCTGGAAGCCCGGGTCACCGACATGATCCACGAGATCGGGATCCCGGCCCACATCAAGGGGTATCATTACCTGCGGGACGCCATCCTGATGGCGGTGGAGGATATGGATGTGCTGAACGCCATCACCAAAGTCCTCTATCCCACGGTGGCGAAGATCCATCAGACCACGGCCAGCCGGGTGGAGCGGGCGATCCGCCACGCCATAGAGGTGGCCTGGAGCAGAGGGAAGCTGGACACTCTGGACCAGCTGTTCGGATATACAGTGAGCAATGGAAAAGGAAAACCTACCAATTCTGAGTTCATTGCGCTTATCGCGGATACCATCCGTTTGGAATATAAAAACAGATAA
- the spoIVB gene encoding SpoIVB peptidase, with amino-acid sequence MRKYWYRRILIMALVFVAATGGSWYLIHGYEAQFDREVSARPAEGTMVIPGGMPVGIYLETEGVMVLGTGAVEGLDGSPEEPARNLVQAGDYILELDGRKVRDKKELIREVEALQDEDVVLTLQRGGETIDVQTRAVLCGPEEYKLGIWVRDNAQGLGTVTFLNGDSRFGALGHGIHDVDTGKLLAISRGTLYSTSIKDIQKGADGTPGGMEGIIIYNNYNILGTIEQNTEEGIYGEIGRIDTLFSDQVPVETAAKEEIREGKATIRCAVEGEVKEYDIEITKIDTHAKEANKGLEIRVTDQDLLSVTGGIVQGMSGSPILQDGKLVGAVTHVFVSDPARGYGIFIENMLKNVE; translated from the coding sequence ATGAGAAAATACTGGTATCGGAGGATCTTGATCATGGCCCTGGTCTTTGTGGCCGCCACAGGGGGAAGCTGGTATCTGATCCACGGGTATGAGGCGCAGTTTGACCGGGAAGTGAGCGCCAGGCCGGCGGAGGGGACCATGGTGATCCCCGGTGGGATGCCGGTGGGCATCTACCTGGAGACGGAAGGGGTGATGGTCCTGGGCACCGGAGCGGTGGAAGGACTGGACGGTAGCCCTGAGGAGCCGGCCAGGAACCTGGTGCAGGCAGGGGATTATATCCTGGAACTGGACGGGAGGAAAGTCCGGGACAAGAAGGAACTGATCCGGGAGGTGGAAGCGCTTCAGGACGAGGATGTGGTGCTGACGCTGCAGCGGGGCGGTGAGACCATCGACGTGCAAACCCGGGCGGTCTTATGCGGGCCGGAGGAATATAAGCTTGGCATCTGGGTGAGGGACAATGCCCAGGGCCTGGGAACCGTCACCTTCCTCAACGGGGACAGCCGGTTCGGCGCCCTGGGGCATGGGATCCACGACGTGGATACCGGGAAGCTTCTTGCCATTTCCCGGGGAACCCTTTACTCCACCAGTATCAAGGATATCCAGAAAGGAGCGGACGGAACGCCGGGGGGAATGGAAGGGATCATCATCTACAACAATTACAATATCCTGGGAACCATTGAGCAGAACACGGAGGAAGGGATCTACGGCGAGATCGGGAGGATCGACACCCTGTTCTCAGACCAGGTCCCGGTAGAGACGGCGGCGAAGGAGGAGATCCGGGAAGGGAAGGCCACGATCCGGTGCGCGGTGGAAGGAGAGGTAAAAGAGTACGACATTGAGATTACCAAAATCGACACCCATGCGAAGGAAGCAAACAAAGGGCTGGAGATCCGGGTAACGGATCAGGATCTCCTTTCAGTTACCGGCGGCATCGTGCAGGGGATGTCCGGATCCCCCATCCTTCAGGACGGGAAGCTGGTGGGAGCGGTCACCCATGTGTTTGTCAGCGACCCGGCCAGGGGGTACGGGATCTTTATAGAAAACATGTTGAAAAATGTAGAATAG
- the recN gene encoding DNA repair protein RecN — MLRSLHVKNLALIDEIEVEFGEGLNILTGETGAGKSIILGSVNLALGGRYTRDIIRDGADYGFVELTFEIRDPGQIERLKALDVFPEEGMVVLSRRLMEGRSVSRINGETVTMGLLREVSAVLIDIHGQHEHQSLLYKKNHLEILDAFAREEGAGCRQAVQEAYRDYRACEKELEEVSMDESQRAKEMAFLEFEVEEIEKAALQEGEDEELESAYRRMANGRKIAGSALEAYRYTSEDPDSASENLSRAIRALSEAAECDEGARQLQKQLVEVDSLLNDFNRELSDYSKSCEYSEEELYETENRLNEINRLKVKYGGTVGEILAYQEQQAGKLEKLQDYEAYLAGLEKKAREAEALLAKACRSLSQVRKSQAAILEEAVQKGLEELNFADVRFEIHFEELKSYTGNGTDDVEFMISLNPGQSLRPLKDVASGGELSRIMLAIRTVMARRDDIETLIFDEIDVGISGRTAQKVSEKMALIGKTHQVICITHLAQIAAMADAHYVIEKTVEEMETRTRIRRLTQEDSVRELARILGGARITEAVLTNAREMKELAKGIK, encoded by the coding sequence ATGTTACGGAGTTTACATGTGAAGAATCTGGCCCTCATCGATGAGATCGAAGTAGAGTTCGGCGAGGGCCTGAATATCCTGACCGGTGAGACCGGGGCGGGCAAGTCCATCATCCTGGGGTCTGTGAATCTGGCCCTGGGCGGCAGATATACCAGGGACATCATCCGCGACGGGGCGGATTACGGGTTTGTAGAACTTACCTTTGAGATCCGGGATCCCGGGCAGATCGAGAGACTTAAAGCCCTGGATGTATTTCCGGAGGAAGGGATGGTGGTCTTAAGCCGCCGGCTGATGGAAGGCAGGAGTGTGAGCAGGATCAACGGGGAGACAGTGACCATGGGACTTCTGCGGGAAGTGTCCGCCGTCCTCATCGATATCCACGGCCAGCATGAGCATCAGTCTCTGCTGTATAAGAAAAACCATCTGGAGATCCTGGATGCCTTCGCCCGGGAGGAAGGGGCCGGCTGCCGGCAGGCAGTGCAGGAAGCCTACCGGGATTACCGGGCCTGTGAGAAAGAGCTGGAGGAAGTCTCTATGGACGAGTCCCAGCGAGCCAAAGAGATGGCGTTCCTGGAATTCGAGGTGGAGGAGATCGAGAAAGCGGCGCTGCAGGAAGGAGAGGACGAAGAGCTGGAGAGCGCCTACCGGCGGATGGCCAACGGAAGGAAGATCGCCGGAAGCGCGCTGGAAGCCTACCGCTATACCAGCGAGGATCCGGACAGCGCCAGCGAGAATTTAAGCCGGGCGATCCGGGCTCTTTCTGAGGCGGCTGAATGTGACGAAGGCGCCAGGCAGCTGCAGAAACAGCTGGTGGAAGTGGACAGCCTTCTCAATGATTTTAACCGGGAGCTGTCTGATTACAGCAAGAGCTGCGAGTACTCGGAAGAAGAGCTCTATGAAACGGAGAACCGGCTCAACGAGATCAACCGCCTGAAGGTAAAATACGGCGGAACGGTGGGAGAGATCCTGGCTTATCAAGAGCAGCAGGCCGGGAAGCTGGAAAAACTCCAGGACTATGAGGCTTATCTCGCCGGACTTGAGAAGAAGGCCCGGGAAGCGGAAGCGCTTCTTGCAAAAGCCTGTCGCAGCTTAAGCCAGGTGCGGAAAAGCCAGGCGGCCATCCTGGAAGAGGCGGTGCAGAAAGGCCTGGAGGAACTGAATTTCGCCGATGTGCGGTTTGAGATCCATTTTGAGGAGCTGAAGTCCTATACCGGAAACGGAACCGACGATGTGGAGTTCATGATCTCCCTGAATCCGGGACAGTCCCTGCGGCCTTTGAAAGACGTGGCTTCCGGCGGGGAGCTCTCAAGGATTATGCTGGCCATCCGCACGGTAATGGCCAGGAGGGATGACATTGAGACTCTGATCTTCGATGAGATCGACGTGGGGATCAGCGGGCGGACCGCTCAGAAAGTCTCAGAGAAGATGGCGCTTATCGGAAAGACCCATCAGGTGATCTGCATCACCCATCTTGCCCAGATCGCGGCCATGGCGGACGCCCATTATGTGATCGAGAAGACGGTGGAAGAGATGGAGACCAGGACCAGGATCCGCAGGCTTACCCAGGAAGATTCTGTCCGGGAGCTGGCAAGGATCCTTGGCGGAGCCAGGATCACAGAGGCGGTGCTCACCAACGCCAGAGAGATGAAAGAACTTGCAAAAGGGATAAAATAA
- the argR gene encoding arginine repressor, producing the protein MKVNRHAKIIELINKHQIETQEELAAYLNQEGFKVTQATVSRDIRDLKLTKVPAGDGKQFYAVHQSGDGEMGEKYIRVLREGFLSMDMAQNILVIKTVTGMANAVCVAIDAMNWPEVVGSIAGDDTIMCAIRSVEDTIKVMDKIGKIV; encoded by the coding sequence ATGAAAGTAAACCGACACGCAAAGATCATCGAACTGATCAACAAACACCAGATCGAGACCCAGGAAGAGCTGGCGGCCTATCTGAATCAGGAAGGATTCAAGGTGACCCAGGCTACCGTGTCCCGGGATATCCGGGATCTGAAGCTGACCAAGGTGCCGGCGGGAGACGGCAAACAGTTCTATGCAGTCCACCAGAGCGGAGACGGGGAAATGGGCGAGAAATACATCCGTGTGCTCCGGGAAGGATTCCTGTCCATGGATATGGCCCAGAATATCCTGGTGATCAAGACGGTAACCGGGATGGCCAACGCGGTCTGCGTGGCCATTGATGCCATGAACTGGCCGGAGGTGGTAGGAAGCATCGCCGGGGACGACACCATCATGTGCGCTATCCGCAGTGTGGAGGATACCATAAAGGTGATGGATAAGATCGGCAAGATCGTCTGA